In Candidatus Bathyarchaeia archaeon, the following are encoded in one genomic region:
- a CDS encoding 30S ribosomal protein S7, whose product MSQKQQEEKEIKFFEKWSYKDIQVKDLGLQRYISLKPLVVPHSMGRHEHTRFRKANVNIVERLVNNLMRPGKNAGKKAKAMNIVKHAFEIIHLRTGKNPIEVLVRAVENSAPCEDTTRISYGGIVYHLSVDIAPQRRVDLALRNICEGARQASINNPRSIEECLAEELILAANHDMKSYAVSKRHETERVAQASR is encoded by the coding sequence TTGAGCCAGAAGCAACAAGAAGAGAAGGAAATTAAATTTTTTGAGAAATGGAGTTACAAAGACATTCAGGTTAAGGATTTAGGTTTACAACGGTATATTTCTTTGAAACCGCTTGTTGTTCCGCACAGTATGGGAAGACATGAACACACGCGTTTTCGCAAAGCAAATGTCAACATAGTTGAACGTTTAGTAAACAATTTGATGCGTCCGGGAAAAAACGCGGGCAAAAAAGCGAAAGCCATGAACATCGTAAAACACGCGTTTGAAATCATCCATTTACGCACAGGCAAAAATCCAATAGAAGTGCTTGTGCGGGCTGTGGAGAATTCTGCGCCTTGCGAAGACACGACACGCATCAGCTACGGCGGAATAGTTTACCACTTATCAGTAGACATCGCTCCACAAAGACGCGTAGACTTAGCCTTAAGAAACATTTGCGAAGGAGCAAGACAAGCGTCGATAAACAATCCGCGTTCAATAGAAGAATGCCTTGCAGAGGAGCTTATTTTGGCTGCGAACCATGACATGAAAAGCTACGCGGTGTCGAAACGTCACGAAACAGAAAGAGTAGCCCAAGCATCAAGATAG
- the cysS gene encoding cysteine--tRNA ligase — MNTSTENIHFFNTLTRKKEKFVPLEKGKVKMYTCGPTVYDYAHIGNFRAFIFEDLLRRWLEYRGFQVTQIMNITDVDDKTIKGSRKKQMPIKEYTEYYTKAFFEDIEALNIQKATLYPKATEHIPEMISLIKKLLEKGYAYKGEDGSIYYSISKFKDYGKLSKIKIEELKPGARVKVDEYEKEEARDFALWKAWDEEDGDVFWETELGKGRPGWHIECSAMSMKYLGETFDIHCGGVDNMFPHHENEIAQSEAATGKKFVNYWLHNEHLLVEGKRMAKRYGNYYTLRDLLAKGYNPTAIRYLLMSTHYRQQLNFTFEGLEAAKNAVDRLTSFTHRLLDADGKESGEKITQLMAQVQKNFEEAMDDDLNISVALAALFDFVREVNKLMDNNLLSKKEAEEVYNLMLRFDKVLGVIGEAKKEEKLPEEAEELIRKREEARKAKDWKTADKIRDQLKAMGVIIEDTPQGVKWRIEKH; from the coding sequence ATGAATACTTCAACTGAAAACATACACTTTTTCAACACTTTAACACGGAAAAAAGAAAAGTTTGTTCCTTTAGAGAAAGGCAAAGTGAAAATGTACACATGCGGACCCACAGTTTACGATTACGCACACATAGGCAATTTCCGCGCTTTCATCTTTGAAGACCTACTACGGCGATGGCTTGAATACCGCGGTTTCCAAGTAACCCAGATCATGAACATCACAGACGTTGACGACAAAACAATAAAAGGCTCACGAAAAAAACAAATGCCAATAAAAGAATACACAGAATACTACACGAAAGCCTTCTTCGAAGACATAGAAGCTCTAAACATACAAAAAGCAACACTTTACCCAAAGGCCACAGAACATATCCCCGAGATGATATCCCTAATCAAGAAGCTTTTGGAGAAAGGCTACGCCTACAAAGGCGAAGACGGCTCCATCTATTACAGCATTTCAAAATTCAAAGACTATGGAAAACTTTCAAAAATCAAGATTGAAGAGCTCAAACCAGGCGCCAGAGTGAAAGTTGACGAGTACGAGAAAGAAGAAGCTCGCGATTTCGCATTATGGAAAGCGTGGGATGAAGAAGACGGCGACGTTTTCTGGGAAACTGAACTAGGCAAGGGAAGACCAGGATGGCACATTGAGTGTTCTGCAATGTCTATGAAATATCTTGGCGAAACATTTGACATTCATTGCGGCGGCGTGGACAACATGTTTCCGCATCATGAAAACGAAATCGCCCAGAGCGAAGCGGCAACAGGCAAAAAATTCGTTAATTACTGGCTTCACAACGAGCATTTGCTTGTTGAAGGCAAAAGAATGGCTAAGCGCTACGGCAACTATTACACTCTGCGGGACTTGTTAGCAAAAGGTTACAATCCCACGGCTATACGTTACTTGTTAATGTCAACCCATTATCGTCAACAGTTAAACTTCACATTCGAAGGGTTAGAAGCAGCAAAAAACGCAGTAGACCGCCTAACAAGTTTCACGCATAGGCTCTTGGATGCTGATGGAAAGGAAAGCGGAGAAAAAATAACGCAGCTAATGGCGCAAGTGCAGAAGAATTTCGAGGAAGCCATGGATGACGACTTAAACATAAGCGTCGCACTAGCCGCACTATTTGATTTTGTCAGAGAAGTCAACAAGCTCATGGATAATAATCTGCTCAGCAAGAAAGAAGCGGAAGAAGTCTACAACCTAATGTTACGCTTCGACAAAGTCTTGGGAGTAATAGGCGAAGCCAAAAAAGAAGAAAAACTTCCCGAAGAAGCGGAAGAACTCATCCGCAAAAGAGAAGAAGCCAGAAAAGCCAAAGACTGGAAAACAGCCGACAAAATCCGAGATCAACTCAAAGCCATGGGCGTGATTATTGAAGATACACCTCAAGGCGTGAAATGGCGAATTGAAAAACACTAA
- a CDS encoding 30S ribosomal protein S12, whose amino-acid sequence MGSKSPKGEFAARKLTEKRNKFRWSSMYYKRRMLMLDVKADPLEGAPMARGIVLEKVGVESKQPNSAIRKCVRTQLIKNGRSITAFLPGDGALNVVDEHDEVIVEGIGGSRGRSMGDIPGVRWKVIMVNGVSLNELVYGRKQKPAR is encoded by the coding sequence ATGGGTTCAAAATCGCCTAAAGGCGAATTCGCCGCAAGAAAACTCACAGAAAAACGGAACAAGTTCCGTTGGAGTAGCATGTACTATAAACGTCGAATGCTAATGCTGGACGTTAAAGCAGACCCGCTTGAAGGCGCACCCATGGCACGCGGCATAGTTCTTGAAAAAGTAGGTGTAGAAAGCAAGCAGCCTAACAGTGCCATACGCAAATGCGTTAGAACCCAACTCATAAAGAATGGACGGTCAATAACTGCTTTTCTGCCCGGAGACGGCGCATTAAATGTTGTCGACGAACATGACGAGGTAATTGTTGAAGGCATCGGCGGTTCACGTGGAAGAAGCATGGGAGACATTCCCGGTGTGCGCTGGAAAGTAATAATGGTTAATGGTGTCTCATTAAACGAGCTTGTTTACGGAAGAAAGCAGAAACCTGCACGGTGA
- a CDS encoding cupin domain-containing protein, which yields MESKVIMENERVRVVDTLFKPSDKAPMHSHPDHVVYVLKGGKLKITTSGKANVFDLKAGQAIFFKAQSHEVENIGKTDVDLLVVELKK from the coding sequence ATGGAAAGCAAGGTGATTATGGAAAACGAACGAGTGCGAGTTGTTGACACGCTGTTTAAACCAAGCGACAAAGCACCAATGCACAGCCATCCTGACCATGTAGTATATGTTCTCAAAGGCGGCAAATTGAAAATCACAACTTCGGGAAAAGCGAACGTCTTCGACCTCAAGGCTGGTCAAGCAATCTTCTTCAAAGCCCAATCTCACGAAGTCGAGAACATAGGAAAAACCGATGTTGACCTCTTAGTTGTGGAACTAAAGAAATAG
- a CDS encoding amidohydrolase, producing the protein MLKATLAILNAKIITLNQKQPHAEAVAIHNRKIAAVGSNKEIRRYIGNKTEVIDAKNKTIIPGLVDCHVHMTSFGQFLQTLDLRDVQSIKVMQQKLKDYADKNAEKSWILGGRWDQEKFVEKRFPTRWDLDAAVADKPVFLTRICGHIAVANTKALQLAGITKETVVEGGKIDLDEAVGELNGILRENAMDLVWRTIPKPSPKQLEEACIMACKRAVEAGLTGAHWLLNSAEEMRIIQRLYAEGKLPLRVYLGFPVDLLDEIISLGLLSGFGNDMVKIGFVKLFADGSLGARTAALKQPYADKPETCGIMLYSQRKLNQLVLKAHKAGLQLAVHAIGDCAVEAVLKAYEKALRAFPRANHRHRIEHCSVLNPKLIRRMKRLGLIASVQPHFVVSDFWVVDRVGNVRARWVYPLKTLMKEGLTVVAGSDCPVEPISPLLGVWAAVARKSFPEEKLSVEEALRVYTVNAAFASFDEDKRGLIAVGKFADLVVLSDDLFDISPEEIRNVKVEMVIVSGKVVYARK; encoded by the coding sequence ATGCTGAAAGCTACGCTTGCAATTTTAAACGCTAAGATTATCACGTTAAACCAGAAACAGCCACACGCCGAAGCAGTAGCCATTCACAACAGAAAAATTGCTGCTGTAGGTTCAAACAAAGAAATTCGCAGATACATAGGCAACAAAACAGAAGTAATCGACGCAAAAAACAAAACAATCATTCCAGGACTCGTTGACTGCCATGTACACATGACAAGCTTCGGACAGTTCCTGCAAACCTTAGACCTTCGTGATGTGCAATCTATAAAAGTGATGCAGCAGAAACTCAAAGACTATGCCGATAAGAACGCAGAGAAAAGTTGGATCTTGGGTGGCAGATGGGACCAAGAAAAATTCGTTGAAAAACGCTTTCCAACACGCTGGGATTTAGACGCTGCAGTTGCAGACAAGCCTGTCTTTTTAACACGCATTTGTGGTCATATTGCAGTTGCCAACACTAAGGCTTTGCAGTTGGCTGGAATAACTAAGGAAACTGTTGTTGAAGGCGGAAAAATAGACTTAGACGAAGCTGTTGGAGAACTTAATGGGATATTGCGTGAAAATGCAATGGACCTTGTCTGGAGAACCATTCCAAAACCAAGCCCAAAGCAACTTGAAGAAGCATGCATTATGGCATGCAAAAGGGCTGTCGAAGCTGGACTTACAGGTGCTCATTGGCTTCTAAATTCTGCCGAAGAAATGCGCATAATACAAAGGCTGTATGCTGAAGGAAAACTGCCTCTAAGAGTTTATTTGGGCTTTCCAGTAGACCTTTTAGACGAAATAATCAGTTTAGGCTTGCTCTCAGGCTTTGGAAATGACATGGTTAAAATAGGATTTGTAAAACTCTTCGCTGATGGCTCTTTGGGCGCACGAACTGCCGCTTTAAAGCAGCCTTATGCTGACAAGCCTGAAACGTGTGGCATTATGCTTTATTCGCAGAGGAAACTGAACCAGCTTGTTTTGAAAGCACACAAGGCTGGTTTGCAGTTGGCTGTTCACGCAATTGGTGATTGTGCTGTGGAAGCAGTTTTGAAGGCTTATGAAAAAGCTTTGCGTGCGTTTCCGCGTGCGAATCATAGGCATAGGATTGAGCATTGTTCGGTTCTTAATCCAAAACTGATTAGGCGCATGAAACGTTTGGGTTTAATAGCCTCTGTGCAGCCGCATTTTGTTGTTTCGGACTTTTGGGTTGTTGACCGCGTTGGCAACGTTAGAGCACGTTGGGTTTACCCGTTAAAGACGTTGATGAAAGAAGGATTAACTGTAGTTGCTGGTTCGGATTGTCCTGTGGAACCTATTAGTCCGTTGTTGGGGGTTTGGGCTGCTGTTGCTAGGAAGAGTTTTCCGGAAGAAAAGCTTAGTGTGGAGGAAGCGTTAAGAGTTTACACGGTGAATGCAGCTTTTGCTTCTTTTGACGAGGATAAAAGAGGGTTAATTGCGGTTGGGAAGTTTGCGGATTTGGTTGTTTTGTCTGATGATTTGTTTGATATTTCGCCTGAGGAGATTAGGAATGTGAAGGTGGAAATGGTGATTGTTAGTGGAAAGGTGGTTTACGCGCGAAAGTAG
- a CDS encoding tRNA uridine(34) 5-carboxymethylaminomethyl modification radical SAM/GNAT enzyme Elp3, translated as MSANKVLRELVDTLMQMPKVTSGDVNRVKMQVAAKYQLDKVPSNSEIIRLLKPDEKGKLLPVLRRKATRTISGVTVVAVMTKPYACPQPQPCAYCPGGPVFGVPQSYTGFEPAAMRGLQHGFDPFLQVKSRVEQLRAIGHSVDKVELIVMGGTFPATPLEYQKWFMQRCLDAITEKESANLEKAKKNAETSRIRNVGVTVETRPDWAKEVHVDNMLGMGVTRVELGVQNPDDAVYRLVGRMHSVGDVVDATRIMKDAGLKVAYHLMPGMPGSDWKRDLEVFRRVFSESAFKPDMVKIYPCLVLKGTKAYEWYVKGEYKPYTSEEAAELIVEVKKMVPFWVRVMRVQRDIPAGLIVAGVKRSNLRQLVQEKLKEQGIRCGCIRCREVGHRMLVDGVKADADNVKILVRRYAASEGEEVFISAEDVENGVLVGYLRLRVPSAKAHRPEIRAEPCAVVRELHVYGPLVPVGKRFAKAWQHKGYGGILLSEAERIAKEEYGFEKILVISALGTKRYYMRFGYDYEGAYMSKRLK; from the coding sequence TTGAGCGCGAACAAAGTCTTGAGGGAACTTGTTGACACCTTGATGCAGATGCCAAAGGTTACTAGTGGTGATGTTAATAGGGTTAAGATGCAAGTTGCTGCGAAGTATCAGCTTGACAAGGTGCCGTCGAATTCTGAAATTATCCGTTTGCTCAAGCCAGATGAGAAAGGTAAGTTGTTGCCAGTTCTGCGGAGAAAAGCTACACGCACAATTTCTGGCGTGACTGTTGTTGCTGTTATGACGAAGCCTTATGCATGTCCACAACCACAGCCTTGTGCTTATTGTCCTGGTGGTCCGGTTTTTGGTGTGCCACAAAGCTATACGGGTTTTGAGCCTGCTGCGATGCGTGGTTTGCAGCATGGGTTTGACCCGTTTTTGCAGGTTAAAAGTCGTGTTGAGCAGTTGCGGGCGATTGGGCATAGTGTGGATAAAGTGGAGTTGATTGTGATGGGTGGGACTTTTCCTGCTACGCCTTTGGAGTATCAGAAGTGGTTTATGCAGCGTTGTTTAGATGCTATTACAGAGAAGGAGTCTGCGAATCTTGAGAAAGCGAAAAAGAATGCGGAAACGAGTAGAATTCGTAATGTTGGCGTAACTGTAGAAACGCGCCCAGATTGGGCTAAGGAAGTGCATGTGGATAACATGCTTGGCATGGGCGTGACGCGTGTGGAGTTGGGTGTTCAGAATCCTGATGATGCGGTTTATCGTTTGGTTGGTAGGATGCATAGTGTTGGGGATGTTGTGGATGCTACGCGGATAATGAAGGATGCTGGTTTGAAGGTTGCGTATCATTTGATGCCTGGAATGCCTGGTTCGGATTGGAAACGGGATTTGGAGGTTTTTAGGAGGGTTTTTTCTGAATCTGCGTTTAAGCCTGATATGGTTAAGATTTACCCTTGTTTGGTTTTGAAGGGAACAAAAGCGTATGAGTGGTATGTGAAGGGCGAGTATAAGCCATACACGAGTGAGGAAGCGGCTGAGCTTATTGTAGAAGTTAAGAAGATGGTGCCTTTTTGGGTTCGTGTTATGCGTGTTCAGCGGGATATTCCTGCTGGTCTGATTGTTGCTGGTGTTAAGCGTAGTAATTTGCGTCAGCTGGTTCAGGAGAAGCTTAAGGAACAGGGCATTAGGTGTGGGTGTATTCGTTGTAGGGAGGTTGGGCATAGAATGTTGGTGGATGGTGTGAAGGCTGATGCTGACAATGTGAAAATATTGGTTAGGCGTTATGCAGCGTCTGAGGGTGAGGAAGTATTTATTTCGGCTGAGGATGTGGAGAATGGCGTTCTGGTTGGGTATTTGCGTTTGCGTGTTCCATCAGCCAAAGCGCATAGACCAGAAATAAGGGCTGAGCCTTGCGCGGTTGTGCGTGAGTTGCATGTTTATGGACCATTAGTGCCCGTTGGAAAACGTTTTGCTAAAGCGTGGCAACATAAGGGTTATGGTGGTATATTGTTAAGTGAAGCTGAGCGTATAGCGAAGGAAGAGTATGGTTTTGAAAAGATTTTGGTTATCAGTGCTTTGGGAACAAAGCGGTATTATATGCGGTTTGGCTACGACTATGAAGGCGCATACATGTCAAAAAGGCTGAAGTAA
- a CDS encoding 30S ribosomal protein S30e, translated as MPTHGSLSKAGKVRSQTPKIQPTPKKSPSPRFRNKRNYEKRLILQRKPGQNWV; from the coding sequence ATGCCTACGCATGGTTCGCTTTCAAAGGCTGGAAAAGTTAGGTCTCAAACTCCAAAGATTCAGCCTACGCCAAAGAAAAGCCCCAGCCCACGCTTTAGAAACAAGCGCAATTATGAGAAAAGACTGATTTTGCAGAGAAAACCTGGACAAAACTGGGTTTAA
- a CDS encoding biotin/lipoate A/B protein ligase family protein, whose product MDKWRLLKLETHCAFMNMAVDEAILTARIRNLAPNTLRFYCWNPSAVSIGKFQDVSNEVYLKNCRKYGVDVVRRITGGGTVYHDAKDEITYSVIAKKDALNAKDITAVYAKVYEGIVEALKILGVTADFNTGDEKTCPNLTVKGRKISGSAQSHKSRVVLQHGTLLLDVDLEKMFTFLRVPWARTCMQVVNVAKNKITSLRMELERKVSVNEAYQALVKGFEKALKVPLLEGELTPYERELAERLCKEKYSTDDWNIHAKTKV is encoded by the coding sequence ATGGACAAGTGGCGATTGTTAAAGCTTGAAACCCATTGTGCGTTCATGAATATGGCTGTTGACGAGGCTATATTAACTGCCAGAATCAGAAACTTAGCTCCAAACACTTTAAGGTTTTATTGTTGGAATCCCTCCGCTGTTTCGATAGGCAAATTTCAAGATGTTAGCAATGAGGTTTACTTGAAAAATTGTAGAAAATATGGCGTCGACGTGGTTAGACGAATAACAGGTGGCGGCACGGTCTACCACGACGCTAAAGACGAGATTACCTACAGCGTAATCGCCAAAAAAGACGCTTTAAACGCCAAAGACATAACTGCTGTTTATGCGAAAGTCTACGAGGGAATAGTTGAAGCCTTAAAGATTCTTGGAGTAACCGCTGACTTCAACACGGGCGACGAGAAAACCTGCCCAAACCTTACTGTAAAAGGCAGGAAAATTTCTGGAAGTGCACAGTCTCATAAAAGCAGAGTTGTTTTGCAGCATGGCACTTTGCTTTTGGATGTTGACTTGGAGAAAATGTTCACTTTTCTACGTGTCCCTTGGGCAAGAACGTGCATGCAGGTTGTGAATGTGGCAAAGAACAAGATAACATCGTTGAGGATGGAGCTTGAAAGGAAAGTTTCAGTAAACGAAGCATACCAAGCGTTGGTTAAAGGCTTCGAGAAGGCTTTGAAAGTTCCACTACTGGAAGGTGAACTGACCCCTTATGAGCGTGAACTTGCAGAGAGGCTCTGTAAAGAAAAATATTCAACGGATGATTGGAATATTCACGCCAAAACTAAAGTTTAA